Proteins from one Desertifilum tharense IPPAS B-1220 genomic window:
- a CDS encoding Uma2 family endonuclease, with protein MTYTPPQTLSFEQFIAQYGENTRYELIDGELRDREPTGPHEAVAGSIAGRIYVEIFRSNLNWIIPKNCLIKPLSTQATALRPDVIVLNKAELSKEPLWQTEPVVCNGKTIQLVAEVVSSNWQDDYARKVEEYAFLNIPEYWIVDFRGLGGLQFIGNPKQPTLTVYQLVNGIYQQQQYRLGELISSQLFPELQLRLDDLILA; from the coding sequence ATGACTTACACTCCCCCTCAAACCCTAAGTTTTGAGCAATTTATCGCTCAATATGGAGAAAATACGCGCTACGAACTTATTGACGGAGAATTGAGGGATAGGGAACCCACAGGACCTCATGAAGCCGTGGCTGGAAGTATTGCCGGTAGAATTTATGTTGAAATTTTCCGTTCTAACCTAAACTGGATAATCCCTAAGAATTGTTTAATAAAACCTTTATCTACCCAAGCGACAGCGCTACGTCCTGATGTCATTGTTTTAAATAAAGCTGAACTCAGTAAAGAACCGCTTTGGCAAACAGAACCCGTAGTTTGTAACGGCAAGACGATTCAACTGGTTGCTGAAGTTGTGAGTAGTAATTGGCAAGATGATTACGCCAGGAAAGTTGAAGAATATGCTTTTTTGAATATTCCTGAATACTGGATTGTGGATTTTCGGGGGTTGGGTGGCTTGCAATTTATCGGCAATCCCAAGCAACCGACTTTAACCGTCTATCAATTAGTGAATGGCATTTACCAGCAACAACAATATCGATTAGGAGAGCTAATTTCTTCTCAACTCTTTCCTGAGTTACAGTTGCGTTTAGATGATTTAATTCTGGCTTAA
- a CDS encoding GntR family transcriptional regulator, whose product MALSPQPIQRGKPLHAQAYQALRASIFSGALAPGDRLVETQLAQRFQVSRTPLREALRQLQQEGLVTADLGGGLRVTTISSTDAVQLYDCRLALEALSVTGACQNATKQQLKSLLNYVVQAEKLANQSASEKNEFQLLDLDYQFHHLIAESSGNRCLVTLLDRVFDAMALLRIQTLHRNPEVLDIRLEHRQIYEAIASGNPEAAKAAIDAHLIASKARVVREIEGFKIEED is encoded by the coding sequence TTGGCACTTTCTCCCCAACCGATTCAACGTGGTAAGCCGCTACACGCTCAAGCCTATCAAGCTTTGCGCGCCAGTATCTTTTCGGGTGCCTTAGCTCCGGGCGATCGCTTGGTGGAAACCCAGTTAGCACAACGCTTTCAGGTGAGCCGCACCCCCTTACGAGAAGCCTTGCGCCAGCTTCAGCAAGAGGGGTTAGTGACGGCAGATTTAGGGGGAGGGTTGCGCGTTACCACGATTTCGAGTACCGATGCGGTACAGCTTTATGATTGTCGCCTTGCTCTCGAAGCGCTTTCGGTGACGGGTGCTTGCCAAAATGCGACTAAGCAGCAGTTAAAAAGCTTATTAAATTATGTGGTGCAAGCGGAGAAGCTAGCCAATCAATCCGCAAGCGAGAAAAATGAGTTCCAGCTTTTAGATTTAGACTATCAATTTCATCACCTAATTGCGGAAAGTTCGGGAAATCGCTGTTTGGTGACGCTGCTGGATCGGGTATTTGATGCGATGGCGCTGTTGCGAATTCAAACTTTGCACCGCAACCCAGAAGTATTGGATATTCGCTTAGAACACCGCCAGATTTATGAGGCGATCGCATCTGGCAATCCTGAAGCCGCAAAAGCTGCCATTGACGCTCACCTAATCGCCAGTAAAGCTCGCGTCGTCCGAGAAATAGAAGGATTTAAAATCGAGGAGGATTAG
- a CDS encoding DUF4090 family protein encodes MSEQQKLGADAVDEAIAKGIDLDGSPIPAAKLELYHQVMGLEAGRQRSGVSNTMRSRIVRIGAKHIPQVELDEMLMAADFAPLKEKEIAFYYGSK; translated from the coding sequence ATGTCTGAGCAGCAGAAACTTGGAGCAGATGCGGTTGATGAAGCGATCGCCAAAGGGATCGATCTTGATGGTTCCCCTATTCCAGCCGCCAAACTGGAACTCTATCATCAAGTTATGGGTCTAGAAGCGGGAAGGCAGCGCAGCGGGGTTTCCAATACCATGCGATCGCGGATTGTGCGGATTGGAGCCAAGCATATCCCCCAGGTTGAACTCGATGAAATGCTGATGGCTGCTGACTTTGCGCCGCTCAAAGAAAAAGAAATCGCCTTTTATTACGGCAGCAAATAA